From one Doryrhamphus excisus isolate RoL2022-K1 chromosome 9, RoL_Dexc_1.0, whole genome shotgun sequence genomic stretch:
- the wars2 gene encoding tryptophan--tRNA ligase, mitochondrial, whose translation MKEGQPCDVTACRSKMALPVRAKLVHHIKLARRFLRHNQRFFCDGSSSENKESPGQARVFSGIQPTGVPHLGNYLGALVNWVSLQDQYPSVLYSIVDLHSITQPQDPERLRTNILDMVASLLACGIDPDKAVLFQQSQVPEHAELAWILGCLTSMPRLRHLPQWKMKSRQRNEGSVGLYTYPVLQAADILLYRATHVPVGEDQIQHLELAQDLARIFNNRYGALFPEPRALLGTTQKVKSLRDPSVKMSKSDPQAMAAIGITDSPDDIALKIRRAVTDFTSEVTYDPVARPGVSNLVTIHAAAAGIGVDEAVTRAAGADTAAYKAMVAEAVIQRLAPIREEVLRLREERPHLEAVLDAGRRRARRLATPTLQEVRRRLGFS comes from the exons ATGAAAGAAGGTCAG ccctgtgacgtcacagctTGCCGTTCCAAGATGGCGCTGCCGGTGCGGGCTAAGCTAGTCCATCACATCAAACTAGCCAGGAGGTTTCTTCGCCACAATCAAAGGTTTTTCTGCGATGGATCGTCGTCGGAAAATAAG GAGTCTCCAGGCCAGGCCCGAGTCTTCTCTGGGATCCAGCCCACCGGGGTGCCCCATCTGGGCAACTACCTCGGTGCCCTGGTGAACTGGGTGTCCCTGCAGGACCAGTACCCGTCCGTGCTCTACAGCATCGTGGACCTCCACTCCATCACTCAGCCTCAGGACCCGGAACGGCTCAGGACCAACATCCTGGACATGGTGGCCAGCCTGCTTGCCTGCGGCATCGACCCTGACAAGGCCGTCCTGTTCCAGCAGTCCCAG GTGCCCGAGCACGCCGAGCTTGCCTGGATCCTCGGATGCTTGACCAGCATGCCCCGCCTCCGACACCTGCCCCAGTGGAAG ATGAAGAGCAGGCAGAGGAATGAAGGCAGCGTTGGCCTCTACACGTATCCCGTCCTGCAGGCGGCGGATATTCTTCTCTACAG GGCCACGCACGTCCCCGTCGGTGAGGACCAGATCCAGCATCTGGAGCTGGCCCAGGACCTGGCTCGCATCTTCAACAACCGCTACGGGGCACTCTTCCCCGAGCCCCGCGCCTTGCTCG GCACCACACAAAAGGTCAAATCCCTCCGCGACCCCTcggtgaaaatgtccaaatccGACCCCCAGGCCATGGCCGCCATCGGCATCACCGACTCCCCCGACGACATCGCCCTGAAGATCCGCCGCGCCGTCACCGACTTCACCTCCGAGGTGACCTACGACCCCGTGGCTCGGCCCGGCGTGTCCAACCTGGTGACCatccacgccgccgccgccggcaTCGGCGTGGATGAGGCGGTGACGCGGGCCGCGGGCGCCGACACGGCCGCCTACAAGGCCATGGTGGCCGAGGCCGTCATCCAGCGGCTGGCGCCCATACGGGAGGAGGTGCTCAGGCTCAGGGAGGAGCGTCCTCACCTGGAGGCCGTGCTGGACGCCGGACGGCGCCGGGCTCGCCGGCtggccacgcccactctgcAGGAGGTCCGACGGAGGCTCGGCTTCTCTTGA